One genomic window of Aethina tumida isolate Nest 87 chromosome 3, icAetTumi1.1, whole genome shotgun sequence includes the following:
- the LOC109594439 gene encoding modular serine protease-like isoform X2: protein MQDQFQCKNNECIDFKYECNGRVDCTDYSDETPHCSSQFCHPFLFRCNYGACINPQHKCNGVKDCADNSDELETVCSSTTQRSVTVTSSWNPPPTPTTSKPTTTTESPILENGDCILPNHPENGKLDLLVGTYVPLTVVITGTLVTLKCEDRYGSTSDKMYSTCYNGKWDETLECKQLCKPISSSKSMTVKCTYQDKTKDCEKPIEGTLLTFSCKPLYENTATDSWSYCSGGYWSHTPKCTPVCGIKSAQSIELSAGGKKAVRGDYPWQAALFKNIAGSFVNICGGSLLNERIILTAAHCVVTESHDQTIFTSDEREFKVAVGKYYRILDHPDDIFAQISNVSKIWYPDSYRGSLQHWVGDIALIQAQTRFTINNHVLPICLDKSRILTLEPDTVGIVTGWGYTQPGGQPSDELREIDIPYVDSAKCRTRLPTDFARQYFLHDKFCAGHYNKSKALCQGDSGGALVFKQSDEKYYVKGIVSNAPRIKDSCDIQQYTLFTNVDNYTEEVSKFIIQYS, encoded by the exons ATGCAG GATCAGTTTCAGTGTAAAAACAACGAATGCATAGACTTCAAATATGAATGCAACGGACGAGTGGACTGCACTGACTATTCTGATGAGACACCTCATTGCAGTAGTCAATTTTGCCATCCCTTCTTGTTTAG ATGCAATTACGGTGCTTGCATTAATCCCCAACATAAATGTAATGGAGTTAAAGATTGTGCAGATAACTCAGATGAGTTAGAGACAGTTTGTAGTTCCACAACACAACGTTCAGTAACTGTGACGTCCTCTTGGAATCCTCCGCCTACTCCTACTACATCTAAACCAACTACAACGACGGAAAGTCCAATATTAGAAAA tggCGATTGTATTCTTCCAAATCACCCAGAAAATGGAAAACTCGATTTACTTGTTGGAACTTATGTACCGTTGACAGTAGTTATCACTGGGACCTTAGTAACATTGAAATGTGAAGATCGCTATGGATCGACTTCCGACAAAATGTATTCCACTTGTTATAATGGAAAATGGGATGAAACGCTGGAATGCAAAC aattatGCAAACCAATATCATCATCAAAATCTATGACAGTTAAATGCACATATCAGGATAAAACTAAGGATTGTGAAAAACCTATTGAGGGTACTCTATTAACTTTTTCATGTAAACCCCTTTATGAAAATACAGCCACCGATAGTTGGAGTTATTGTTCAGGTGGTTATTGGAGTCATACACCTAAATGTACACCAG TGTGCGGCATAAAGTCTGCACAATCCATAGAACTTTCGGCGGGAGGTAAAAAAGCAGTAAGGGGAGACTATCCTTGGCAGGCggcactttttaaaaatattgcaggATCTTTTGTCAATATATGTGGAGGATCGTTGTTAAATGAAAGAATTATATTAACGG CTGCTCATTGTGTTGTTACTGAATCACACGATCAAACAATTTTCACCAGTGATGAAAGAGAATTTAAGGTTGCAGTAGGAAAATACTATCGGATTTTGGACCACCCTGATGATATTTTCGCGCAGATCAGTAAT GTTTCGAAAATTTGGTATCCGGACAGTTATAGAGGCAGCCTGCAACATTGGGTTGGTGACATAGCTTTGATTCAAGCACAGACACgattcacaataaataatcaCGTTCTACCAATTTGCCTTGATAAATCCAGAATTTTGACTTTGGAACCTGATACAGTCGGAATT GTAACAGGTTGGGGTTATACCCAACCTGGTGGACAACCATCAGATGAACTACGAGAGATTGACATTCCGTATGTAGACAGTGCAAAGTGCAGGACAAGATTACCCACAGATTTTGCTAGACAATACTTTTTACACGATAAATTCTGTGCAGGCCAttacaataaaa gtaaggCTTTATGTCAAGGTGATAGCGGTGGTGCTTTGGTTTTCAAACAAAgcgatgaaaaatattatgtgaAAGGAATTGTGAGCAATGCACCAAGAATTAAGGACAGTTGTGATATTCAACAGTATACTCTGTTTACAAATGTTGACAACTACACTGAGGAAGTgagcaaatttattattcaatattcgtGA
- the LOC109594439 gene encoding modular serine protease-like isoform X3 — protein sequence MQCKNNECIDFKYECNGRVDCTDYSDETPHCSSQFCHPFLFRCNYGACINPQHKCNGVKDCADNSDELETVCSSTTQRSVTVTSSWNPPPTPTTSKPTTTTESPILENGDCILPNHPENGKLDLLVGTYVPLTVVITGTLVTLKCEDRYGSTSDKMYSTCYNGKWDETLECKQLCKPISSSKSMTVKCTYQDKTKDCEKPIEGTLLTFSCKPLYENTATDSWSYCSGGYWSHTPKCTPVCGIKSAQSIELSAGGKKAVRGDYPWQAALFKNIAGSFVNICGGSLLNERIILTAAHCVVTESHDQTIFTSDEREFKVAVGKYYRILDHPDDIFAQISNVSKIWYPDSYRGSLQHWVGDIALIQAQTRFTINNHVLPICLDKSRILTLEPDTVGIVTGWGYTQPGGQPSDELREIDIPYVDSAKCRTRLPTDFARQYFLHDKFCAGHYNKSKALCQGDSGGALVFKQSDEKYYVKGIVSNAPRIKDSCDIQQYTLFTNVDNYTEEVSKFIIQYS from the exons ATGCAG TGTAAAAACAACGAATGCATAGACTTCAAATATGAATGCAACGGACGAGTGGACTGCACTGACTATTCTGATGAGACACCTCATTGCAGTAGTCAATTTTGCCATCCCTTCTTGTTTAG ATGCAATTACGGTGCTTGCATTAATCCCCAACATAAATGTAATGGAGTTAAAGATTGTGCAGATAACTCAGATGAGTTAGAGACAGTTTGTAGTTCCACAACACAACGTTCAGTAACTGTGACGTCCTCTTGGAATCCTCCGCCTACTCCTACTACATCTAAACCAACTACAACGACGGAAAGTCCAATATTAGAAAA tggCGATTGTATTCTTCCAAATCACCCAGAAAATGGAAAACTCGATTTACTTGTTGGAACTTATGTACCGTTGACAGTAGTTATCACTGGGACCTTAGTAACATTGAAATGTGAAGATCGCTATGGATCGACTTCCGACAAAATGTATTCCACTTGTTATAATGGAAAATGGGATGAAACGCTGGAATGCAAAC aattatGCAAACCAATATCATCATCAAAATCTATGACAGTTAAATGCACATATCAGGATAAAACTAAGGATTGTGAAAAACCTATTGAGGGTACTCTATTAACTTTTTCATGTAAACCCCTTTATGAAAATACAGCCACCGATAGTTGGAGTTATTGTTCAGGTGGTTATTGGAGTCATACACCTAAATGTACACCAG TGTGCGGCATAAAGTCTGCACAATCCATAGAACTTTCGGCGGGAGGTAAAAAAGCAGTAAGGGGAGACTATCCTTGGCAGGCggcactttttaaaaatattgcaggATCTTTTGTCAATATATGTGGAGGATCGTTGTTAAATGAAAGAATTATATTAACGG CTGCTCATTGTGTTGTTACTGAATCACACGATCAAACAATTTTCACCAGTGATGAAAGAGAATTTAAGGTTGCAGTAGGAAAATACTATCGGATTTTGGACCACCCTGATGATATTTTCGCGCAGATCAGTAAT GTTTCGAAAATTTGGTATCCGGACAGTTATAGAGGCAGCCTGCAACATTGGGTTGGTGACATAGCTTTGATTCAAGCACAGACACgattcacaataaataatcaCGTTCTACCAATTTGCCTTGATAAATCCAGAATTTTGACTTTGGAACCTGATACAGTCGGAATT GTAACAGGTTGGGGTTATACCCAACCTGGTGGACAACCATCAGATGAACTACGAGAGATTGACATTCCGTATGTAGACAGTGCAAAGTGCAGGACAAGATTACCCACAGATTTTGCTAGACAATACTTTTTACACGATAAATTCTGTGCAGGCCAttacaataaaa gtaaggCTTTATGTCAAGGTGATAGCGGTGGTGCTTTGGTTTTCAAACAAAgcgatgaaaaatattatgtgaAAGGAATTGTGAGCAATGCACCAAGAATTAAGGACAGTTGTGATATTCAACAGTATACTCTGTTTACAAATGTTGACAACTACACTGAGGAAGTgagcaaatttattattcaatattcgtGA
- the LOC109594439 gene encoding modular serine protease-like isoform X1 produces the protein MRGEQLFTFLVICNVVSSFSYRNLTRTKRLDCGFKCKSDNKCLEATKECNGIVDCADGSDETESCKNNWCPEFVFRCDYGACINKDLVCDEKQDCRDNSDETGPQCIKESQPKCRKDQFQCKNNECIDFKYECNGRVDCTDYSDETPHCSSQFCHPFLFRCNYGACINPQHKCNGVKDCADNSDELETVCSSTTQRSVTVTSSWNPPPTPTTSKPTTTTESPILENGDCILPNHPENGKLDLLVGTYVPLTVVITGTLVTLKCEDRYGSTSDKMYSTCYNGKWDETLECKQLCKPISSSKSMTVKCTYQDKTKDCEKPIEGTLLTFSCKPLYENTATDSWSYCSGGYWSHTPKCTPVCGIKSAQSIELSAGGKKAVRGDYPWQAALFKNIAGSFVNICGGSLLNERIILTAAHCVVTESHDQTIFTSDEREFKVAVGKYYRILDHPDDIFAQISNVSKIWYPDSYRGSLQHWVGDIALIQAQTRFTINNHVLPICLDKSRILTLEPDTVGIVTGWGYTQPGGQPSDELREIDIPYVDSAKCRTRLPTDFARQYFLHDKFCAGHYNKSKALCQGDSGGALVFKQSDEKYYVKGIVSNAPRIKDSCDIQQYTLFTNVDNYTEEVSKFIIQYS, from the exons gtTCAAATGCAAAAGCGATAACAAATGTTTGGAAGCTACAAAAGAATGCAATGGGATTGTCGACTGCGCTGATGGCAGTGACGAGACAGAAAGCTGCAAAAATAATTG GTGTCCGGAATTTGTTTTTCGTTGTGACTATGGTGCATGCATAAATAAAGATCTCGTATGTGATGAGAAACAAGACTGCAGGGATAATTCTGATGAAACTGGTCCGCAGTGTATAAAGGAGTCTCAACCAAAATGCAG AAAGGATCAGTTTCAGTGTAAAAACAACGAATGCATAGACTTCAAATATGAATGCAACGGACGAGTGGACTGCACTGACTATTCTGATGAGACACCTCATTGCAGTAGTCAATTTTGCCATCCCTTCTTGTTTAG ATGCAATTACGGTGCTTGCATTAATCCCCAACATAAATGTAATGGAGTTAAAGATTGTGCAGATAACTCAGATGAGTTAGAGACAGTTTGTAGTTCCACAACACAACGTTCAGTAACTGTGACGTCCTCTTGGAATCCTCCGCCTACTCCTACTACATCTAAACCAACTACAACGACGGAAAGTCCAATATTAGAAAA tggCGATTGTATTCTTCCAAATCACCCAGAAAATGGAAAACTCGATTTACTTGTTGGAACTTATGTACCGTTGACAGTAGTTATCACTGGGACCTTAGTAACATTGAAATGTGAAGATCGCTATGGATCGACTTCCGACAAAATGTATTCCACTTGTTATAATGGAAAATGGGATGAAACGCTGGAATGCAAAC aattatGCAAACCAATATCATCATCAAAATCTATGACAGTTAAATGCACATATCAGGATAAAACTAAGGATTGTGAAAAACCTATTGAGGGTACTCTATTAACTTTTTCATGTAAACCCCTTTATGAAAATACAGCCACCGATAGTTGGAGTTATTGTTCAGGTGGTTATTGGAGTCATACACCTAAATGTACACCAG TGTGCGGCATAAAGTCTGCACAATCCATAGAACTTTCGGCGGGAGGTAAAAAAGCAGTAAGGGGAGACTATCCTTGGCAGGCggcactttttaaaaatattgcaggATCTTTTGTCAATATATGTGGAGGATCGTTGTTAAATGAAAGAATTATATTAACGG CTGCTCATTGTGTTGTTACTGAATCACACGATCAAACAATTTTCACCAGTGATGAAAGAGAATTTAAGGTTGCAGTAGGAAAATACTATCGGATTTTGGACCACCCTGATGATATTTTCGCGCAGATCAGTAAT GTTTCGAAAATTTGGTATCCGGACAGTTATAGAGGCAGCCTGCAACATTGGGTTGGTGACATAGCTTTGATTCAAGCACAGACACgattcacaataaataatcaCGTTCTACCAATTTGCCTTGATAAATCCAGAATTTTGACTTTGGAACCTGATACAGTCGGAATT GTAACAGGTTGGGGTTATACCCAACCTGGTGGACAACCATCAGATGAACTACGAGAGATTGACATTCCGTATGTAGACAGTGCAAAGTGCAGGACAAGATTACCCACAGATTTTGCTAGACAATACTTTTTACACGATAAATTCTGTGCAGGCCAttacaataaaa gtaaggCTTTATGTCAAGGTGATAGCGGTGGTGCTTTGGTTTTCAAACAAAgcgatgaaaaatattatgtgaAAGGAATTGTGAGCAATGCACCAAGAATTAAGGACAGTTGTGATATTCAACAGTATACTCTGTTTACAAATGTTGACAACTACACTGAGGAAGTgagcaaatttattattcaatattcgtGA